Genomic window (Sediminispirochaeta smaragdinae DSM 11293):
CCCTGGGGCCCGTCCTTTTTATCGACACGGCAGGCATCGACGACGAAGGGGCCCTCGGCGCCTTGCGGATCGAAAAAAGCCGCAGGGTAATGGACCGGCTGGATATCGCCCTGATCGTCATAGAAGGGGAAAAGTGGGACCATTTCGAGGATCTGCTGCTTGGGGAATTCAGGAAGCGGGAAACCCCGGTTATCATCGTCATCAACAAAACAGACCTCTACGGAAGGGAGTTCTCCGAGCTCTTCGCCAAGCTGGAGGAAAAGAAGCTTCCCTACGTCCTTGTCAGTGCCAAGGAAGAGAGCGGAATCCTGGAATTAAAACAGCGCCTGCTCAAAAGCGTACCCGCAGATTTTGTGAATGAACAGGAGATCATCGGCGATATTGTCAGGGACGGAGAAACGGCAATTTTAGTCGTCCCTATCGACAAGGAAGCACCCAAGGGACGACTTATCCTGCCCCAGGTACAGACGATCCGCAATATTCTCGATAGCGACGCCTGCTGTATGGTGGTCAAGGAACGGGAGCTGGCTGCAGCCCTGGAGATGCTTAAAACGCCACCGAAGATCGTGGTCACCGACTCCCAGGCCTTTTTGAAGGTTGCCGCAGATACACCGGACGATATCCTCATGACCTCCTTTTCCGTGCTCTTCGCCCGCAAACAAGGCGACCTTCTGGAAATGGTCAGGGGGACTCTCGCCATCGATGATTTGAAATCGGGAGACAAGATCCTCATAGCCGAGGCCTGCACCCATCATCCCATTGCCGAAGACATCGGTCGGGTAAAAATCCCCCGCTGGCTTACCCAGTACACCGGAGCAAAGCTTACCTTCGAGCATATCCAGGGCCATGACTTTCCCCCCGACCTCTCCTCCTACAGCCTGGTGATCCACTGCGGGGCCTGTATGACGAACCGCAGAGAGGTGCTCTCACGCATCATGACCTGCAAGGCCGCAGCTGTGCCCATCACCAATTACGGACTCACCATCGCCTACTCCCTCGGCATCTTCGAACGTGCCCTGAGGCCTTTTGATTTTGCCTACGACTACTGGAGGAACCGGAACAGAGGACAAAAGGATTGAGTCCGGCGGCGGCAACGGGGCGCAAAGCCTCATCAAGCCCGCCGGTGCTCATATCCTTTGTTTATATTCTTCGTCTGCTCTTCAGGCTTGCGAAGATGCTCTGCAGCACGATAAAGAAGCAGAGTAATGCCGAGAGGACGATCTTGTTCCACCATGAGGAAAGTGTCCCGTTGCTGCGGATATAGGTCTCGATGGTGGCCTTGATCATCACCCCGAAGAAGCTGCCGATCGCCGTTCCCACCCCCCCGGTAAGGAGGGTTCCGCCGATCACCGTAGAGGCGATGGCCTCCATCTCAAAGCCCCTGGCCTGTTCCACAAAACCGCTCGTTGTATTGAGACAGAAGACAAATCCCGCCAGGGCCGCAAGAAAACCATTTAGTACATAGGCCCGCATCTTGATTCTGCGAACATTCAGCCCCATAAGCAGGGCAGATTGTTCGCTGCCGCCGATGGCGAAGACGCCTCTGCCGAACTTGGTGTAGCGCAGAATATACCAGACGGCTATAAGGGCCACCAGAGCGATTATTACGCTCGGATGGATAAACGGATAGAGTTTTATCCCCCGTTTGTTTACCGTAGCCCCGAAAAAGAGATAGATATTCTTCGTCGCCATATCGAGAAAGGTTTGATTACCGGTGATGGCGATCTGGTTCACGCTGATCATGGCGGTCATCCCCCGGCAGAAGAACATCCCCGCCAGGGTCACGATAAAGGGTTGGAGCTTGAGATAGGCAATGAGCCAGCCCTGCACGATACCGAAGAAAACGCCGAAGAGAAGAACCAAGCCAATCGAAAGCCATGCGTTCATGCCATGGTTTTGCATCATGTCCGCAAGCATCATGCAGACAAGGCCGATTACCGAACCGATGGAGATATCGATCCCGCCGGTAATGATGACAATGGTCATACCGGCCGCCGCTATGATGAGCCCGGCATTATCGATGAGCATGTTCATCAGGGTCTGCATCTTGCCGAAGCCCTGTTCATGATAGATGAGCACACCGGCGAAATACATGATGATGAACATAACGATGGTGATGACCAAAAGAAAACTGGTTCCGCTTATTTTCCGTTTCGCTATGCCGAGGATATTCATTGTGCAACTGCCTTTCTCATCTGGATTTTTTGTTTATAGATCGACAACCATCGTTTAAACTCACTCGACTGGATCGCCACAATAAGCACCACCACAATAGCCTTGTAGACAGGCAGCTGGTCGGCGGTGACACCCATGGCATACAGACTCGTGGTAAGGGCCTGAATGGTGATGGCTCCTATGACCGAACCTGCCAAACTGAATTTCCCTCCGGCGAGGCTGTTGCCTCCCATGGCTACGGCAAGGATGGCGTCGAGTTCCATGTAGAGCCCGATATTATTCGCATCGCAGGAGTAGATACGGCTTGCCGAGATGACTCCGGCGACAGAGGCCGTCAAGCCGCAGATCAGGTAGCAAAGAAAGGTAATAAAGACGGAATTGATACCCACAAGGCGACCCGCCCCGCTATTGATACCCACGGACTTTATGTAGAGTCCCAACGCCGTACGCGTCAAAAGAAGATAGGCAAGCAGCACAACTCCGATGGCAATGAAGACGGGGGTCGGCACCACGACACGGGGAAGAAAGCCCCCTATGTTCTTGAAGGAATCCATGCGCACATAGAGGATCTGGCCGGGAACCATCCGTCCGTTGATCTCCCTGGCGCTGATGAGCTGGGCGATGCCCCTACCGGCGGTAAAGAGGATGAGGGTGGCGACCATTGCCTGAATCTTCATCTTCGCAACCAGAAAACCGTTGAAGGCGCCGCAGGCGAGTCCTGCGACACAAGCTGCAAGGATGCTCAAAACCAGGGGGGTGGCATAGAAATCGTAGCTTGAGCCGAGAAGGCGAACACAAACCGCCGCGGCAAGGGCGCTCACCGCTCCGACTGAAATATCTATCCCCCCCGAGGCGATAACCAGGGTCATCCCCACGGAAAGAATAATCAGCTCACTGGCACGATTAATGATATCGACGATATAGCCGTACAAAACGCCATTCTGGATGGAGATATTGAAAAACGCCGGGGTCTTAATAATATTAAAAAGCAGCACAAGGCAGAGTGCAAAAATGGGTAAGAACAGCTGTTTGTGGCTTATCGCTCGTATAAAGGCCTTTATGCCTATTTGTTGCTGTCTCATGAACACGTTCCTCCGGCTATGGCAGCCATCACTTCGTTCTGAGAAAGATCGTCGTTGGCAAGCTCCCCGGTTTTTTGTCTGTCGCAGAGTATATAGAGGCGGTTTACGGTACGCAGCATCTCCTCGATCTCCGAACTGATGAAGAGCACCGTAACTCCTTCTTCTGCAAGCTTGATGATGAGTTTCTGGATCTCGGTTTTTGTTCCCACATCGATGCCCCTTGTCGGCTCATCGAGGATCAGGAACTCCGGATTGGTTATGAGCCAGCGACCGAGGATCACCTTCTGCTGATTCCCGCCGGAAAGCTGTTTCACCAGGGTCTCGGG
Coding sequences:
- a CDS encoding ABC transporter permease, with amino-acid sequence MRQQQIGIKAFIRAISHKQLFLPIFALCLVLLFNIIKTPAFFNISIQNGVLYGYIVDIINRASELIILSVGMTLVIASGGIDISVGAVSALAAAVCVRLLGSSYDFYATPLVLSILAACVAGLACGAFNGFLVAKMKIQAMVATLILFTAGRGIAQLISAREINGRMVPGQILYVRMDSFKNIGGFLPRVVVPTPVFIAIGVVLLAYLLLTRTALGLYIKSVGINSGAGRLVGINSVFITFLCYLICGLTASVAGVISASRIYSCDANNIGLYMELDAILAVAMGGNSLAGGKFSLAGSVIGAITIQALTTSLYAMGVTADQLPVYKAIVVVLIVAIQSSEFKRWLSIYKQKIQMRKAVAQ
- the hydF gene encoding [FeFe] hydrogenase H-cluster maturation GTPase HydF, producing MTKTPKGLRLHIGIFGKRNAGKSSILNALTKQQVSIVSDQAGTTTDPVEKPMELLPLGPVLFIDTAGIDDEGALGALRIEKSRRVMDRLDIALIVIEGEKWDHFEDLLLGEFRKRETPVIIVINKTDLYGREFSELFAKLEEKKLPYVLVSAKEESGILELKQRLLKSVPADFVNEQEIIGDIVRDGETAILVVPIDKEAPKGRLILPQVQTIRNILDSDACCMVVKERELAAALEMLKTPPKIVVTDSQAFLKVAADTPDDILMTSFSVLFARKQGDLLEMVRGTLAIDDLKSGDKILIAEACTHHPIAEDIGRVKIPRWLTQYTGAKLTFEHIQGHDFPPDLSSYSLVIHCGACMTNRREVLSRIMTCKAAAVPITNYGLTIAYSLGIFERALRPFDFAYDYWRNRNRGQKD
- a CDS encoding ABC transporter permease subunit translates to MNILGIAKRKISGTSFLLVITIVMFIIMYFAGVLIYHEQGFGKMQTLMNMLIDNAGLIIAAAGMTIVIITGGIDISIGSVIGLVCMMLADMMQNHGMNAWLSIGLVLLFGVFFGIVQGWLIAYLKLQPFIVTLAGMFFCRGMTAMISVNQIAITGNQTFLDMATKNIYLFFGATVNKRGIKLYPFIHPSVIIALVALIAVWYILRYTKFGRGVFAIGGSEQSALLMGLNVRRIKMRAYVLNGFLAALAGFVFCLNTTSGFVEQARGFEMEAIASTVIGGTLLTGGVGTAIGSFFGVMIKATIETYIRSNGTLSSWWNKIVLSALLCFFIVLQSIFASLKSRRRI